The following proteins come from a genomic window of Candidatus Eremiobacteraceae bacterium:
- a CDS encoding ATP-binding cassette domain-containing protein gives MIEVKEIGVSFGGVKALDRVSLSCGAGEIIGVAGPSGSGKSTLLDAISGLHPLGSGSVSLGGIRTDGLAPHFVARHGLARMYQEDRLFGRMTAFENVLAGAHLRAESDEAAASSARAALESVGLLEHRDAYGWDLTAGERRRLALARALASSAPALVLDEPLRCLDGSELELVRALLARAAAESGRRAIVISDRDISMCEGLCDRVLVLHAGQTIAHGTFDEVVRDVDVRDAYLGVEWSQ, from the coding sequence ATGATCGAGGTCAAAGAGATCGGCGTCTCGTTCGGAGGAGTCAAAGCGCTCGACCGCGTTTCGCTATCGTGCGGCGCAGGCGAGATCATCGGAGTCGCCGGCCCGAGCGGCTCCGGTAAGTCGACACTCCTCGATGCGATTTCCGGTCTCCACCCACTGGGGTCTGGATCCGTTTCGCTCGGAGGGATTCGCACCGACGGGCTTGCGCCGCATTTCGTCGCACGGCACGGGCTTGCGCGAATGTATCAGGAAGATCGGCTTTTCGGCCGCATGACCGCCTTCGAAAACGTGCTCGCCGGCGCGCATCTTCGCGCTGAGAGTGATGAAGCGGCGGCATCTTCCGCGCGAGCCGCTCTCGAGTCGGTCGGACTGCTCGAGCATCGCGATGCGTACGGTTGGGATCTCACCGCCGGCGAACGGCGCCGGCTCGCTCTTGCGCGCGCGCTCGCATCGAGCGCGCCGGCGCTCGTGCTCGACGAGCCGCTACGGTGCCTCGACGGATCCGAGCTCGAGCTCGTGCGCGCGCTGCTCGCGCGTGCGGCCGCGGAGTCGGGCCGACGTGCGATCGTCATCTCGGATCGCGACATCTCGATGTGCGAGGGTCTGTGCGACCGCGTGCTCGTCCTCCACGCGGGCCAGACGATCGCGCACGGCACGTTCGACGAAGTCGTACGCGACGTCGACGTGCGCGACGCATACCTCGGCGTGGAGTGGAGCCAGTGA
- a CDS encoding ATP-binding cassette domain-containing protein: MTLLDTISPMLEVDDLRVMRGGIEVVHGVKLRVFTGTIATLVGPSGSGKSATLQAIARLLPAKGIVTFGGRRMDVLRSERVARWGLVYVPQDRGLIASLTVRENLQLGAFARRDRYAVKSDVAATLERFPDLGRRATSFAHALSAWESTLLALGRALMAKPRMLLLDEPTSGLPPEGVAEMFALIVQLSGQGLPILLAEQYERKATAISDYVYAMDRGAIVKEGVSRVMAFEPEVEAAHLGAAAP, encoded by the coding sequence GTGACGCTGCTCGACACGATCAGCCCGATGCTCGAAGTCGACGACTTGCGCGTCATGCGCGGCGGGATCGAGGTCGTCCATGGCGTCAAGCTTCGAGTCTTCACGGGCACGATCGCAACGCTCGTCGGTCCGAGCGGCTCGGGCAAGAGCGCGACGCTGCAGGCGATCGCCCGCTTGTTGCCCGCCAAAGGCATTGTCACGTTCGGCGGCCGCCGGATGGACGTGCTGCGGTCCGAACGGGTTGCACGATGGGGGCTCGTCTACGTGCCGCAGGATCGCGGCCTCATCGCGAGCCTCACGGTCCGCGAGAACCTGCAGCTCGGCGCGTTCGCACGCCGCGATCGCTACGCGGTGAAGAGCGACGTCGCCGCGACGCTCGAGCGCTTCCCCGACCTCGGCCGGCGCGCGACGTCGTTCGCTCACGCGCTTTCGGCGTGGGAATCGACGCTGCTGGCGCTCGGCCGCGCGCTGATGGCGAAACCGCGAATGCTCTTGCTCGACGAGCCGACTTCGGGGTTGCCGCCCGAAGGGGTCGCCGAGATGTTCGCGCTCATCGTGCAGCTGAGCGGCCAGGGGCTGCCGATCTTGCTCGCAGAGCAGTACGAGCGCAAGGCGACCGCTATTTCCGACTACGTGTACGCGATGGATCGGGGCGCGATCGTCAAGGAAGGCGTTTCGCGCGTCATGGCGTTCGAACCGGAAGTCGAAGCGGCGCACTTGGGGGCGGCCGCCCCGTGA